The following coding sequences lie in one Pseudorca crassidens isolate mPseCra1 chromosome 2, mPseCra1.hap1, whole genome shotgun sequence genomic window:
- the KLHL17 gene encoding kelch-like protein 17 isoform X4 — protein sequence MQPRSERPAGRTQSPEHGSPGPAPEAPPPPPQPAAPEAERARPRQARPTGPMEGAVQLLSREGHTVSHNSKRHYHDAFVAMSRMRQRGLLCDIVLHVAAKEIRAHKVVLASCSPYFHAMFTNEMSESRQTHVTLHDIDPQALDQLVQFAYTAEIVVGEGNVQTLLPAASLLQLNGVRDACCKFLLSQLDPSNCLGIRGFADTHSCSDLLKAAHRYVLQHFVDVAKTEEFMLLPLKQVLELVSSDSLNVPSEEDVYRAVLSWVKHDVDTRRQHVPRRSHRGDAGMCLEEGPGHMSRPDHSRRATTPQLMKCVRLPLLSRDFLLGHVDAESLVRHHPDCKDLLIEALKFHLLPEQRGVLGSSRTRPRRCEGAGPVLFAVGGGSLFAIHGDCEAYDTRADRWHVVASMSARRARVGVAAVGNRLYAVGGYDGTSDLATVESYDPVTNTWQPEVSMGTRRSCLGVAALHGLLYAAGGYDGASCLNRSWGRDCLSATAQGQQPSWCLQCRALRPPDGNMDVDRRHEHPEAICARGHARWEPVCRGRL from the exons GGCAGGCCCGGCCCACGGGCCCCATGGAGGGTGCAGTGCAGCTGCTGAGCCGCGAGGGCCACACCGTATCCCACAACTCCAAGCGGCACTACCACGATGCCTTCGTGGCCATGAGCCGCATGCGGCAGCGCGGCCTCCTGTGTGACATCGTCTTGCACGTGGCTGCTAAGGAGATCCGGGCACACAAGGTGGTGCTGGCCTCCTGCAGCCCCTACTTCCACGCCATGTTCACAA ATGAGATGAGTGAGAGCCGTCAGACGCATGTGACGCTGCACGATATCGACCCTCAGGCCTTGGACCAGCTGGTGCAGTTTGCGTACACGGCCGAGATCGTGGTGGGGGAAGGCAACGTGCAG ACTCTGCTCCCGGCCGCCAGCCTTCTGCAGCTGAATGGGGTCCGTGATGCCTGCTGCAAGTTCCTGCTGAGTCAGCTCGACCCCTCCAACTGTCTGGGCATCCGGGGCTTCGCCGACACACACTCGTGCAGTGACCTGCTCAAGGCGGCACACAGGTACGTGCTGCAGCACTTCGTGGACGTGGCCAAGACTGAGGAGTTCATGCTGTTGCCGCTGAAGCAG GTGCTGGAACTGGTTTCTAGCGACAGCCTGAACGTGCCTTCAGAGGAGGACGTCTACCGTGCCGTCCTGAGTTGGGTCAAGCACGACGTGGATACCCGGAGGCAGCACGTTCCTCGG AGATCCCACAGGGGTGATGCAGGCATGTGTCTTGAGGAGGGTCCAGGACACATGAGCAGGCCCGACCATAGCAGGCGTGCTACCACACCCCAGCTGATGAAGTGTGTACGCCTGCCCCTGCTGAGCCGGGACTTCCTGCTGGGCCACGTGGACGCCGAGAGCCTGGTGCGGCACCACCCAGACTGCAAGGACCTACTCATTGAGGCCCTCAAGTTCCACCTGCTGCCCGAGCAGAGGGGCGTCCTGGGCAGCAGCCGCACCCGGCCCCGGCGCTGTGAGGGCGCTGGCCCTGTGCTCTTCGCTGTGG GTGGTGGGAGCCTGTTCGCCATCCACGGCGACTGTGAAGCGTACGACACACGCGCTGACCGCTGGCATGTGGTGGCCTCGATGTCCGCGCGCCGGGCCCGGGTGGGCGTGGCGGCAGTCGGGAACCGGCTGTATGCTGTGGGCGG TTACGATGGGACTTCAGACCTGGCCACCGTAGAGTCTTACGACCCTGTGACCAACACCTGGCAGCCTGAGGTGTCCATGGGCACAAGGCGCAGCTGCCTGGGTGTGGCTGCCCTGCACGGGCTCCTGTATGCAGCCGGTGGCTACGATGGGGCCTCTTGCCTCAACAG GTCGTGGGGCCGGGACTGCCTTTCTGCCACTGCTCAAGGTCAGCAGCCGTCCTGGTGTCTACAGTGCCGAGCGCTACGACCCCCTGACGGGAACATGGACGTCGATCGCCGCCATGAGCACCCGGAGGCGATATGTGCGCGTGGCCATGCTCG ATGGGAACCTGTATGCCGTGGGCGGTTATGA
- the KLHL17 gene encoding kelch-like protein 17 isoform X1 — protein MQPRSERPAGRTQSPEHGSPGPAPEAPPPPPQPAAPEAERARPRQARPTGPMEGAVQLLSREGHTVSHNSKRHYHDAFVAMSRMRQRGLLCDIVLHVAAKEIRAHKVVLASCSPYFHAMFTNEMSESRQTHVTLHDIDPQALDQLVQFAYTAEIVVGEGNVQTLLPAASLLQLNGVRDACCKFLLSQLDPSNCLGIRGFADTHSCSDLLKAAHRYVLQHFVDVAKTEEFMLLPLKQVLELVSSDSLNVPSEEDVYRAVLSWVKHDVDTRRQHVPRRSHRGDAGMCLEEGPGHMSRPDHSRRATTPQLMKCVRLPLLSRDFLLGHVDAESLVRHHPDCKDLLIEALKFHLLPEQRGVLGSSRTRPRRCEGAGPVLFAVGGGSLFAIHGDCEAYDTRADRWHVVASMSARRARVGVAAVGNRLYAVGGYDGTSDLATVESYDPVTNTWQPEVSMGTRRSCLGVAALHGLLYAAGGYDGASCLNSAERYDPLTGTWTSIAAMSTRRRYVRVAMLDGNLYAVGGYDSSSHLATVEKYEPQVSSWTPVASMLSRRSSAGVAVLEGALYVAGGNDGTSCLNSVERYSPKAGAWESVAPMNIRRSTHDLVSMDGWLYAVGGNDGSSSLNSIEKYNPRTNKWVAASCMFTRRSSVGVAVLELLNFPPPSSPTLSVSSTSL, from the exons GGCAGGCCCGGCCCACGGGCCCCATGGAGGGTGCAGTGCAGCTGCTGAGCCGCGAGGGCCACACCGTATCCCACAACTCCAAGCGGCACTACCACGATGCCTTCGTGGCCATGAGCCGCATGCGGCAGCGCGGCCTCCTGTGTGACATCGTCTTGCACGTGGCTGCTAAGGAGATCCGGGCACACAAGGTGGTGCTGGCCTCCTGCAGCCCCTACTTCCACGCCATGTTCACAA ATGAGATGAGTGAGAGCCGTCAGACGCATGTGACGCTGCACGATATCGACCCTCAGGCCTTGGACCAGCTGGTGCAGTTTGCGTACACGGCCGAGATCGTGGTGGGGGAAGGCAACGTGCAG ACTCTGCTCCCGGCCGCCAGCCTTCTGCAGCTGAATGGGGTCCGTGATGCCTGCTGCAAGTTCCTGCTGAGTCAGCTCGACCCCTCCAACTGTCTGGGCATCCGGGGCTTCGCCGACACACACTCGTGCAGTGACCTGCTCAAGGCGGCACACAGGTACGTGCTGCAGCACTTCGTGGACGTGGCCAAGACTGAGGAGTTCATGCTGTTGCCGCTGAAGCAG GTGCTGGAACTGGTTTCTAGCGACAGCCTGAACGTGCCTTCAGAGGAGGACGTCTACCGTGCCGTCCTGAGTTGGGTCAAGCACGACGTGGATACCCGGAGGCAGCACGTTCCTCGG AGATCCCACAGGGGTGATGCAGGCATGTGTCTTGAGGAGGGTCCAGGACACATGAGCAGGCCCGACCATAGCAGGCGTGCTACCACACCCCAGCTGATGAAGTGTGTACGCCTGCCCCTGCTGAGCCGGGACTTCCTGCTGGGCCACGTGGACGCCGAGAGCCTGGTGCGGCACCACCCAGACTGCAAGGACCTACTCATTGAGGCCCTCAAGTTCCACCTGCTGCCCGAGCAGAGGGGCGTCCTGGGCAGCAGCCGCACCCGGCCCCGGCGCTGTGAGGGCGCTGGCCCTGTGCTCTTCGCTGTGG GTGGTGGGAGCCTGTTCGCCATCCACGGCGACTGTGAAGCGTACGACACACGCGCTGACCGCTGGCATGTGGTGGCCTCGATGTCCGCGCGCCGGGCCCGGGTGGGCGTGGCGGCAGTCGGGAACCGGCTGTATGCTGTGGGCGG TTACGATGGGACTTCAGACCTGGCCACCGTAGAGTCTTACGACCCTGTGACCAACACCTGGCAGCCTGAGGTGTCCATGGGCACAAGGCGCAGCTGCCTGGGTGTGGCTGCCCTGCACGGGCTCCTGTATGCAGCCGGTGGCTACGATGGGGCCTCTTGCCTCAACAG TGCCGAGCGCTACGACCCCCTGACGGGAACATGGACGTCGATCGCCGCCATGAGCACCCGGAGGCGATATGTGCGCGTGGCCATGCTCG ATGGGAACCTGTATGCCGTGGGCGGTTATGACAGCTCGTCACACCTGGCCACCGTGGAGAAGTATGAGCCCCAG GTGAGCTCCTGGACGCCCGTGGCCTCCATGCTGAGCCGGCGCAGCTCCGCGGGTGTGGCGGTGCTGGAGGGGGCCCTCTACGTGGCTGGTGGCAATGACGGCACCAGCTGCCTCAACTCTGTGGAGAGATACAGCCCCAAGGCGGGTGCCTGGGAGAGTGTGGCGCCCATGAACATCCGAAG GAGCACACACGACCTGGTGTCCATGGATGGCTGGCTGTACGCCGTAGGGGGCAACGATGGCAGTTCCAGCCTCAACTCCATTGAGAAGTACAACCCGAGGACCAACAAGTGGGTGGCCGCGTCCTGCATGTTCACGCGGCGCAGCAGCGTGGGCGTGGCAGTGCTCGAGCTGCTCAACTTCCCGCCGCCCTCTTCGCCCACGCTGTCCGTGTCGTCCACCAGCCTCTGA
- the KLHL17 gene encoding kelch-like protein 17 isoform X3 gives MQPRSERPAGRTQSPEHGSPGPAPEAPPPPPQPAAPEAERARPRQARPTGPMEGAVQLLSREGHTVSHNSKRHYHDAFVAMSRMRQRGLLCDIVLHVAAKEIRAHKVVLASCSPYFHAMFTNEMSESRQTHVTLHDIDPQALDQLVQFAYTAEIVVGEGNVQTLLPAASLLQLNGVRDACCKFLLSQLDPSNCLGIRGFADTHSCSDLLKAAHRYVLQHFVDVAKTEEFMLLPLKQVLELVSSDSLNVPSEEDVYRAVLSWVKHDVDTRRQHVPRRSHRGDAGMCLEEGPGHMSRPDHSRRATTPQLMKCVRLPLLSRDFLLGHVDAESLVRHHPDCKDLLIEALKFHLLPEQRGVLGSSRTRPRRCEGAGPVLFAVGGGSLFAIHGDCEAYDTRADRWHVVASMSARRARVGVAAVGNRLYAVGGYDGTSDLATVESYDPVTNTWQPEVSMGTRRSCLGVAALHGLLYAAGGYDGASCLNSAERYDPLTGTWTSIAAMSTRRRYVRVAMLDGNLYAVGGYDSSSHLATVEKYEPQTSHPGLESCTWRRREAGSGSAPSPSLHRR, from the exons GGCAGGCCCGGCCCACGGGCCCCATGGAGGGTGCAGTGCAGCTGCTGAGCCGCGAGGGCCACACCGTATCCCACAACTCCAAGCGGCACTACCACGATGCCTTCGTGGCCATGAGCCGCATGCGGCAGCGCGGCCTCCTGTGTGACATCGTCTTGCACGTGGCTGCTAAGGAGATCCGGGCACACAAGGTGGTGCTGGCCTCCTGCAGCCCCTACTTCCACGCCATGTTCACAA ATGAGATGAGTGAGAGCCGTCAGACGCATGTGACGCTGCACGATATCGACCCTCAGGCCTTGGACCAGCTGGTGCAGTTTGCGTACACGGCCGAGATCGTGGTGGGGGAAGGCAACGTGCAG ACTCTGCTCCCGGCCGCCAGCCTTCTGCAGCTGAATGGGGTCCGTGATGCCTGCTGCAAGTTCCTGCTGAGTCAGCTCGACCCCTCCAACTGTCTGGGCATCCGGGGCTTCGCCGACACACACTCGTGCAGTGACCTGCTCAAGGCGGCACACAGGTACGTGCTGCAGCACTTCGTGGACGTGGCCAAGACTGAGGAGTTCATGCTGTTGCCGCTGAAGCAG GTGCTGGAACTGGTTTCTAGCGACAGCCTGAACGTGCCTTCAGAGGAGGACGTCTACCGTGCCGTCCTGAGTTGGGTCAAGCACGACGTGGATACCCGGAGGCAGCACGTTCCTCGG AGATCCCACAGGGGTGATGCAGGCATGTGTCTTGAGGAGGGTCCAGGACACATGAGCAGGCCCGACCATAGCAGGCGTGCTACCACACCCCAGCTGATGAAGTGTGTACGCCTGCCCCTGCTGAGCCGGGACTTCCTGCTGGGCCACGTGGACGCCGAGAGCCTGGTGCGGCACCACCCAGACTGCAAGGACCTACTCATTGAGGCCCTCAAGTTCCACCTGCTGCCCGAGCAGAGGGGCGTCCTGGGCAGCAGCCGCACCCGGCCCCGGCGCTGTGAGGGCGCTGGCCCTGTGCTCTTCGCTGTGG GTGGTGGGAGCCTGTTCGCCATCCACGGCGACTGTGAAGCGTACGACACACGCGCTGACCGCTGGCATGTGGTGGCCTCGATGTCCGCGCGCCGGGCCCGGGTGGGCGTGGCGGCAGTCGGGAACCGGCTGTATGCTGTGGGCGG TTACGATGGGACTTCAGACCTGGCCACCGTAGAGTCTTACGACCCTGTGACCAACACCTGGCAGCCTGAGGTGTCCATGGGCACAAGGCGCAGCTGCCTGGGTGTGGCTGCCCTGCACGGGCTCCTGTATGCAGCCGGTGGCTACGATGGGGCCTCTTGCCTCAACAG TGCCGAGCGCTACGACCCCCTGACGGGAACATGGACGTCGATCGCCGCCATGAGCACCCGGAGGCGATATGTGCGCGTGGCCATGCTCG ATGGGAACCTGTATGCCGTGGGCGGTTATGACAGCTCGTCACACCTGGCCACCGTGGAGAAGTATGAGCCCCAG ACATCCCACCCTGGACTAGAGTCCTGCACGTGGAGACGGAGGGAGGCTGGTAGTGGGTCTGCCCCCAGCCCGTCCCTCCACCGCAGGTGA
- the KLHL17 gene encoding kelch-like protein 17 isoform X2, with the protein MQPRSERPAGRTQSPEHGSPGPAPEAPPPPPQPAAPEAERARPRQARPTGPMEGAVQLLSREGHTVSHNSKRHYHDAFVAMSRMRQRGLLCDIVLHVAAKEIRAHKVVLASCSPYFHAMFTNEMSESRQTHVTLHDIDPQALDQLVQFAYTAEIVVGEGNVQTLLPAASLLQLNGVRDACCKFLLSQLDPSNCLGIRGFADTHSCSDLLKAAHRYVLQHFVDVAKTEEFMLLPLKQVLELVSSDSLNVPSEEDVYRAVLSWVKHDVDTRRQHVPRLMKCVRLPLLSRDFLLGHVDAESLVRHHPDCKDLLIEALKFHLLPEQRGVLGSSRTRPRRCEGAGPVLFAVGGGSLFAIHGDCEAYDTRADRWHVVASMSARRARVGVAAVGNRLYAVGGYDGTSDLATVESYDPVTNTWQPEVSMGTRRSCLGVAALHGLLYAAGGYDGASCLNSAERYDPLTGTWTSIAAMSTRRRYVRVAMLDGNLYAVGGYDSSSHLATVEKYEPQVSSWTPVASMLSRRSSAGVAVLEGALYVAGGNDGTSCLNSVERYSPKAGAWESVAPMNIRRSTHDLVSMDGWLYAVGGNDGSSSLNSIEKYNPRTNKWVAASCMFTRRSSVGVAVLELLNFPPPSSPTLSVSSTSL; encoded by the exons GGCAGGCCCGGCCCACGGGCCCCATGGAGGGTGCAGTGCAGCTGCTGAGCCGCGAGGGCCACACCGTATCCCACAACTCCAAGCGGCACTACCACGATGCCTTCGTGGCCATGAGCCGCATGCGGCAGCGCGGCCTCCTGTGTGACATCGTCTTGCACGTGGCTGCTAAGGAGATCCGGGCACACAAGGTGGTGCTGGCCTCCTGCAGCCCCTACTTCCACGCCATGTTCACAA ATGAGATGAGTGAGAGCCGTCAGACGCATGTGACGCTGCACGATATCGACCCTCAGGCCTTGGACCAGCTGGTGCAGTTTGCGTACACGGCCGAGATCGTGGTGGGGGAAGGCAACGTGCAG ACTCTGCTCCCGGCCGCCAGCCTTCTGCAGCTGAATGGGGTCCGTGATGCCTGCTGCAAGTTCCTGCTGAGTCAGCTCGACCCCTCCAACTGTCTGGGCATCCGGGGCTTCGCCGACACACACTCGTGCAGTGACCTGCTCAAGGCGGCACACAGGTACGTGCTGCAGCACTTCGTGGACGTGGCCAAGACTGAGGAGTTCATGCTGTTGCCGCTGAAGCAG GTGCTGGAACTGGTTTCTAGCGACAGCCTGAACGTGCCTTCAGAGGAGGACGTCTACCGTGCCGTCCTGAGTTGGGTCAAGCACGACGTGGATACCCGGAGGCAGCACGTTCCTCGG CTGATGAAGTGTGTACGCCTGCCCCTGCTGAGCCGGGACTTCCTGCTGGGCCACGTGGACGCCGAGAGCCTGGTGCGGCACCACCCAGACTGCAAGGACCTACTCATTGAGGCCCTCAAGTTCCACCTGCTGCCCGAGCAGAGGGGCGTCCTGGGCAGCAGCCGCACCCGGCCCCGGCGCTGTGAGGGCGCTGGCCCTGTGCTCTTCGCTGTGG GTGGTGGGAGCCTGTTCGCCATCCACGGCGACTGTGAAGCGTACGACACACGCGCTGACCGCTGGCATGTGGTGGCCTCGATGTCCGCGCGCCGGGCCCGGGTGGGCGTGGCGGCAGTCGGGAACCGGCTGTATGCTGTGGGCGG TTACGATGGGACTTCAGACCTGGCCACCGTAGAGTCTTACGACCCTGTGACCAACACCTGGCAGCCTGAGGTGTCCATGGGCACAAGGCGCAGCTGCCTGGGTGTGGCTGCCCTGCACGGGCTCCTGTATGCAGCCGGTGGCTACGATGGGGCCTCTTGCCTCAACAG TGCCGAGCGCTACGACCCCCTGACGGGAACATGGACGTCGATCGCCGCCATGAGCACCCGGAGGCGATATGTGCGCGTGGCCATGCTCG ATGGGAACCTGTATGCCGTGGGCGGTTATGACAGCTCGTCACACCTGGCCACCGTGGAGAAGTATGAGCCCCAG GTGAGCTCCTGGACGCCCGTGGCCTCCATGCTGAGCCGGCGCAGCTCCGCGGGTGTGGCGGTGCTGGAGGGGGCCCTCTACGTGGCTGGTGGCAATGACGGCACCAGCTGCCTCAACTCTGTGGAGAGATACAGCCCCAAGGCGGGTGCCTGGGAGAGTGTGGCGCCCATGAACATCCGAAG GAGCACACACGACCTGGTGTCCATGGATGGCTGGCTGTACGCCGTAGGGGGCAACGATGGCAGTTCCAGCCTCAACTCCATTGAGAAGTACAACCCGAGGACCAACAAGTGGGTGGCCGCGTCCTGCATGTTCACGCGGCGCAGCAGCGTGGGCGTGGCAGTGCTCGAGCTGCTCAACTTCCCGCCGCCCTCTTCGCCCACGCTGTCCGTGTCGTCCACCAGCCTCTGA